The nucleotide window AACGTGTCCACCGACCATCCACACCCGAGCCGGTCGCACCCCCGGACACGACGACGCCGCGCCGGGCAGAGCCGGGCGCGGCGTCGGAGTCGGGAGAGGGTCAGGCGTTGACCGTGACCTCGTCGACGAGCCGGGAGACCGAGGCGACGATCTTCTCGACGACCGCCGGATCGCTCAGGCCCCCCTCGGGAAGAGCGGCGACCTGCAGGCCCAGGTCGGCCTCCTCGATCGCACGACCGCCGGCGATGCCGACCGACTTACGGGTGTCCTCCCGGGTCCACGCGCCGCCGTACTGCCCGAGAGCCGCGCTCAGCACCGCGACGGGCTTGCCGGTCAGCGCACCGGTGCCGTAGGGCCGCGACAGCCAGTCGATGGCGTTCTTCAGCGCAGCGGGGATGGTGCCGTTGTACTCCGGGGTGGCGATGAGCACGCCGTCGGCCGAGCCGACCACCTGGCGCAGCTTAGCCACGCCCGCGTCGAGCTGA belongs to Gordonia sp. KTR9 and includes:
- a CDS encoding NAD(P)H-dependent oxidoreductase; translation: MSERVVELVALVGSLRAASVNRQLAHVAADNAPAGVSITVVDDLGSLPFYSEDVDVEDQLDAGVAKLRQVVGSADGVLIATPEYNGTIPAALKNAIDWLSRPYGTGALTGKPVAVLSAALGQYGGAWTREDTRKSVGIAGGRAIEEADLGLQVAALPEGGLSDPAVVEKIVASVSRLVDEVTVNA